In Ruminiclostridium papyrosolvens DSM 2782, the following proteins share a genomic window:
- a CDS encoding nitroreductase family protein: protein MDFLKLAEERFSVRSFADKEIEQEKIDAILRAAQVAPTACNLQPQKILVINSKEALEKYRKCTVCHFNAPLAILTCYDKSLCWTREYDGKKSGDIDAAIITTHMMLEAANLGIGSTWVMHFIPEAIRDEFQLPDNYEPVSLLAMGYPKEDVKPYPGHSSIKPLSDTVFYNKY from the coding sequence TGCAGATAAAGAAATTGAGCAGGAAAAGATTGATGCAATACTGAGAGCCGCTCAGGTAGCTCCAACAGCTTGTAATCTTCAACCACAGAAGATTCTGGTAATTAATAGCAAGGAGGCTTTGGAAAAATACAGAAAGTGTACAGTCTGTCACTTCAATGCTCCTCTTGCTATTCTCACCTGTTACGATAAGTCACTTTGCTGGACAAGAGAATATGACGGTAAAAAAAGTGGAGATATTGATGCTGCAATTATTACTACTCATATGATGCTTGAAGCTGCAAATCTGGGAATAGGTTCTACATGGGTTATGCACTTTATTCCTGAGGCTATTCGTGACGAATTTCAATTGCCGGATAATTATGAACCCGTCAGTCTTCTTGCTATGGGATACCCTAAGGAGGATGTAAAGCCATACCCGGGTCATTCCAGTATCAAGCCCCTATCCGATACGGTTTTTTATAATAAGTATTGA
- a CDS encoding DUF4367 domain-containing protein → MEIRRLSDKQQEHVHKSTGGSSGTTTQPGKLPAGYKIDSTSVIVKKIAQIIYSEVNNEITYRVSKGSEDISGDNTSYDNSEVIKVNDTQVLLKGNNSSINLVTWIKNGCSYSLSFSMGSDKTIVVSIVEGIK, encoded by the coding sequence ATGGAAATAAGAAGACTATCTGACAAACAACAAGAACATGTACATAAATCAACTGGCGGCTCAAGCGGAACTACTACTCAGCCGGGAAAACTTCCCGCAGGATATAAAATTGACAGCACTTCAGTTATTGTTAAGAAAATAGCCCAAATAATTTACTCTGAGGTCAATAACGAAATAACTTACAGAGTGTCAAAAGGCTCAGAGGATATAAGCGGCGACAATACCTCATATGATAATTCGGAGGTTATAAAAGTTAATGATACTCAAGTATTGCTCAAGGGAAATAACTCCTCGATAAATCTGGTTACTTGGATAAAGAACGGTTGTTCATATTCTCTGTCTTTTTCAATGGGGTCGGATAAAACAATTGTGGTATCAATTGTAGAAGGAATAAAATAG
- a CDS encoding discoidin domain-containing protein: protein MQRLHIPNYVNDSYYYKTISCWDAPIAIASGYFEYENYFYFCAFYSLRLIWETNVDRLDSINIRLNKLGLELETVNTSNRELLLSTIKSVLDEKYPIVIYFDYFNMFYCDFNYKKAHGPHGIIINGYNKETSTITIMDCSHVGFDNPFYCLTLKEEIFLDIWEESNEYFSNTLSSFANKLYYIKPQNAKKTIYSDFNFLKDVVENNYVTEDDNLIRNVINNKCFDITAAELYKRDLVDSTQNIFKILDRIYSQLDKDNTNLKNYEDFKVKYLNKRSIVFSSFLRKAIKRNVDENAITKYTNEIQPINNDFCMLINELYKEYCTKMATDISMQCDDEKELINYASDASITASSELEAYGVCFKAERVINGEYNGFDTDMWISSDIASPQWLILDLNKARAVKKFVIIHDFRSPELYLIDYCIQGSNNMIDWTNLVKIEGNIKEQTTSYVEEQEYRYYRIYITKPSKLDNMARIFGIECWGYKQE from the coding sequence ATGCAAAGATTACATATACCTAACTATGTAAATGATAGCTATTATTATAAAACTATAAGCTGTTGGGATGCACCTATAGCAATAGCATCAGGATATTTTGAATATGAAAACTATTTTTACTTTTGTGCTTTTTATTCCTTACGACTAATATGGGAGACCAATGTTGATAGATTAGATTCAATAAATATCAGACTAAATAAATTAGGTCTAGAATTAGAGACAGTAAATACTTCAAATAGAGAGTTACTACTTAGTACCATAAAATCTGTGCTGGACGAAAAATATCCTATAGTTATTTATTTTGATTATTTCAATATGTTCTATTGCGATTTTAATTATAAAAAGGCGCATGGGCCTCATGGAATTATTATTAATGGCTACAATAAAGAAACATCTACAATTACTATTATGGACTGCTCACATGTTGGTTTTGATAATCCTTTTTATTGCCTGACACTGAAAGAAGAAATTTTCTTAGACATATGGGAGGAATCAAATGAATATTTCAGTAATACCCTTTCTAGTTTTGCCAATAAGCTGTACTACATTAAACCCCAGAATGCTAAAAAAACTATATATAGTGATTTCAATTTTTTAAAAGATGTAGTAGAAAATAACTATGTTACTGAAGATGATAACTTGATTAGAAATGTAATTAATAATAAATGTTTTGATATCACTGCGGCCGAGTTATATAAAAGAGATCTTGTTGATTCTACACAGAACATTTTCAAAATACTTGACAGAATATATAGTCAATTAGATAAGGACAATACAAACCTAAAAAATTACGAAGATTTTAAAGTGAAGTATTTAAACAAAAGGTCAATAGTATTTTCCAGTTTTCTTAGAAAAGCTATAAAAAGAAATGTTGATGAAAATGCTATAACTAAGTATACCAATGAAATTCAACCCATCAATAACGATTTTTGTATGTTAATTAATGAGTTGTACAAAGAATATTGTACAAAAATGGCTACTGATATTTCTATGCAGTGTGACGATGAAAAAGAGCTTATAAACTACGCGTCCGATGCTTCAATAACTGCAAGCAGTGAGTTGGAAGCATATGGTGTATGCTTTAAAGCAGAAAGAGTTATAAATGGTGAATACAATGGATTTGATACTGATATGTGGATATCAAGTGATATAGCTAGTCCCCAATGGTTAATACTGGACTTGAATAAAGCACGAGCTGTTAAAAAGTTTGTAATAATACATGATTTTCGCTCGCCTGAATTATATTTGATTGATTATTGCATCCAAGGCAGTAATAATATGATTGATTGGACAAATCTGGTGAAGATAGAAGGAAACATTAAAGAACAGACTACAAGCTATGTAGAAGAACAAGAATACAGGTACTACCGTATTTACATTACTAAACCATCAAAACTGGATAATATGGCCAGAATATTTGGTATAGAATGTTGGGGATATAAGCAAGAGTAG
- a CDS encoding AbrB/MazE/SpoVT family DNA-binding domain-containing protein: MKSTGIVRRVDELGRIVIPKETRQMFSISERDSLEIFTDENMILLKKYSPGCIFCSNVKNLTIFKGKHICEECSQDLRTE, encoded by the coding sequence ATGAAATCTACAGGAATAGTAAGAAGGGTTGATGAACTGGGAAGGATAGTAATACCTAAAGAGACAAGACAAATGTTTTCAATTAGCGAAAGAGATTCTTTAGAAATTTTTACTGATGAAAATATGATACTTTTAAAGAAATACTCTCCCGGATGTATATTTTGCAGTAATGTAAAAAATCTTACCATATTTAAAGGTAAACACATATGTGAAGAGTGCAGTCAGGATTTAAGAACGGAGTAA
- a CDS encoding YjdF family protein, with protein sequence MGKIQGKLTVFFDEPFWVGIFERIEDGKLSAAKVTFGAEPKDYEVYDFILKHYYELRFSPSVITAVKDKIINPKRMQRDIQKQLSNTGIGTKSQQALKLQQEQNKQERKQISREHREAEKQRMFKLKQQKKKEKHRGK encoded by the coding sequence ATGGGCAAAATACAAGGCAAACTGACAGTGTTTTTTGATGAGCCATTCTGGGTTGGCATTTTTGAAAGAATTGAGGATGGAAAGCTTTCGGCAGCCAAGGTAACTTTTGGTGCAGAACCAAAAGATTATGAGGTCTACGATTTCATTTTAAAGCACTATTATGAGCTTCGTTTCAGCCCGTCTGTGATAACTGCTGTAAAGGATAAAATCATAAATCCGAAACGGATGCAAAGGGATATTCAGAAACAGCTGTCCAACACAGGCATCGGTACAAAATCTCAGCAAGCGTTAAAATTGCAGCAGGAGCAGAACAAACAAGAACGAAAGCAAATCAGTCGTGAGCATAGAGAGGCTGAAAAACAGCGAATGTTTAAACTGAAACAGCAAAAAAAGAAGGAAAAGCACAGGGGCAAGTAA
- a CDS encoding AraC family transcriptional regulator: protein MIPFYENRVGDLLIFREDGLDFLPHLHAQLELLYVEEGEIEITVNGCTHLMKRGGLCVLFPNSVHSYHTPPQERMNCIIVILNLALVGDFINTLLKFHPKNPFINRENLHKDVPYAIDTLCEEYTHVGNQPVCTPICKAYIQIIISRLLQQVELVTNTDVNYFDIIFDIINYINENYMQPISLNDMSRALGVGKYHLSRVFSDKMNVSFSDYINGIRVSWARNMLLNTNKNITQIAYDCGFQSIRTFNRAFSKVYFVSPRDFRKSQEAASIYPKK from the coding sequence TTGATTCCATTTTATGAAAACAGAGTTGGGGATTTGCTAATCTTTAGAGAAGACGGTCTTGACTTCCTTCCACATCTTCACGCTCAGCTTGAACTGCTCTATGTAGAAGAGGGCGAAATTGAAATAACAGTCAACGGTTGCACACACCTAATGAAAAGAGGTGGCCTTTGTGTTCTTTTTCCCAACAGTGTACATAGTTATCATACTCCGCCCCAAGAAAGAATGAATTGCATTATAGTCATACTGAATTTGGCACTAGTAGGTGATTTCATTAACACCCTTTTGAAGTTTCATCCCAAAAACCCTTTTATTAATAGGGAAAATCTTCACAAGGATGTTCCGTATGCTATAGATACTCTCTGTGAGGAATATACTCATGTTGGGAATCAACCTGTTTGCACTCCCATCTGCAAAGCTTATATACAGATTATTATTTCCAGATTACTGCAGCAGGTGGAACTCGTTACAAATACCGATGTGAATTACTTTGATATTATCTTTGATATTATTAATTATATAAACGAGAATTATATGCAGCCCATATCTCTCAATGACATGTCCAGAGCTTTAGGTGTTGGAAAATATCATTTATCCAGAGTGTTTTCAGATAAAATGAATGTAAGCTTCAGCGATTATATAAACGGTATTCGTGTAAGTTGGGCAAGAAACATGCTTTTAAATACGAATAAAAATATCACACAAATTGCGTATGACTGTGGTTTTCAAAGTATCCGTACATTTAACAGGGCCTTTAGTAAGGTTTATTTCGTTAGTCCCAGAGATTTTAGAAAATCACAGGAGGCAGCGAGTATATACCCAAAGAAATGA
- a CDS encoding right-handed parallel beta-helix repeat-containing protein, whose protein sequence is MKKEFHVAVTGCDFAEGTKENPFRTISKAAKVAETGDKVIVHQGEYREWVKPEHSGYSNINRIVYEAAEGEKVIIKGSERIQSWEKVEGTVWKAVLENSFFGDYNPYKEILSGDWLIYKSDVYRHPGDVYLNGVSFYEADSLDEVKNPVERTGVVDIPWTQKFEKILHPEQTIYRWFCEADDEKTTIYANFHGVDPNKELVEINVRKCCFYPLKTGLNYITVRGFEMAQAACPWTPPTADQPGLLGANWSKGWIIENNIIHDAKCSAISIGKEASTGHNLCTRTHQKPGYQYQMEAVFRALQIGWSKEKIGSHIIRNNVIYDCGQNGIVGHMGGVFSEIYNNHIYNIAIKHEFFGYEIAGIKLHAAIDVKIHNNRIHNCSLGTWLDWQAQGVRLNNNLYYNNDRDLMVEVSHGPYLIDNNIFASDYTFDNFSQGGAYVNNLCCGKLHLTKVLDRSTPYHFPHTTEVAGTAVVYGGDDRFYNNIFVGGEGIENSGTAGYNPNTASFEEFVATVLTKGVGDLEVFKLTEQPVYISANAYVNGAEGFNRENSSYTNKTFNPNVKIVEEENAVYLEMNVESDMLEIPTQIVSTETLGTVRIVDAIFDDPNGNPVVLDTDYTGNTRTAKPVVGPIEGLKSGFNRIKIWG, encoded by the coding sequence GTGAAAAAAGAATTTCATGTTGCGGTGACCGGTTGTGATTTCGCAGAGGGTACAAAAGAGAATCCTTTCAGAACTATATCAAAAGCTGCAAAGGTAGCTGAAACAGGAGACAAAGTTATTGTTCATCAGGGCGAGTATCGTGAATGGGTAAAGCCTGAACATAGCGGCTACAGCAATATAAACAGAATAGTATACGAAGCTGCCGAGGGTGAAAAGGTTATTATTAAAGGTTCAGAGAGAATCCAGAGCTGGGAAAAGGTTGAGGGTACAGTGTGGAAAGCTGTTCTTGAAAATTCTTTCTTTGGTGATTACAATCCATATAAGGAAATTCTCAGCGGAGATTGGTTAATTTATAAGTCCGACGTTTATCGTCATCCCGGAGATGTTTATTTAAACGGAGTTTCATTTTATGAAGCTGATTCTTTGGATGAAGTTAAAAACCCGGTAGAGAGAACCGGAGTTGTAGATATCCCATGGACTCAGAAATTTGAAAAAATTCTGCACCCAGAACAAACAATTTACCGTTGGTTCTGCGAAGCAGATGATGAAAAGACAACTATTTACGCTAACTTTCATGGTGTAGATCCAAATAAAGAGCTTGTTGAAATCAATGTAAGAAAATGCTGCTTCTATCCACTCAAAACAGGTCTGAATTATATTACTGTAAGAGGGTTTGAGATGGCACAGGCTGCATGCCCATGGACACCTCCTACAGCAGATCAACCCGGTTTGTTGGGAGCAAATTGGAGCAAGGGCTGGATTATAGAAAACAACATAATTCACGATGCTAAATGCAGTGCCATCAGTATTGGTAAAGAAGCTTCAACAGGACACAATCTATGCACCAGAACACATCAGAAGCCGGGATATCAATACCAGATGGAGGCTGTTTTCCGTGCTTTGCAGATTGGATGGAGCAAGGAAAAGATAGGTTCCCATATCATTCGTAACAATGTTATTTATGATTGCGGACAAAACGGCATTGTAGGACATATGGGTGGAGTTTTCAGTGAAATATACAACAACCATATTTACAATATTGCAATAAAGCATGAGTTTTTTGGCTACGAGATTGCAGGTATAAAGCTTCATGCGGCAATTGACGTAAAAATTCATAATAACCGTATTCATAACTGTTCTCTGGGGACTTGGCTTGATTGGCAGGCACAGGGTGTTCGATTGAATAATAACCTGTACTACAACAACGACCGTGACTTGATGGTAGAGGTAAGTCATGGTCCGTACCTTATAGATAATAATATTTTTGCTTCGGATTATACTTTTGATAATTTTTCACAGGGCGGTGCATATGTAAATAACCTCTGCTGCGGTAAGCTCCATTTAACAAAAGTACTTGACAGATCTACTCCATATCACTTCCCGCACACTACCGAAGTAGCCGGAACAGCAGTTGTTTACGGGGGAGACGACCGTTTTTACAACAATATATTTGTTGGCGGAGAAGGCATTGAAAACAGCGGAACAGCAGGATATAATCCAAATACTGCTTCCTTTGAAGAATTTGTTGCCACAGTGCTTACTAAGGGAGTTGGAGATTTAGAGGTATTTAAGTTAACCGAACAACCTGTATACATTTCAGCGAATGCGTATGTAAACGGAGCTGAAGGCTTCAATCGTGAAAATAGCAGTTATACTAACAAGACCTTTAATCCAAATGTAAAAATCGTTGAAGAAGAAAATGCAGTTTATCTGGAGATGAATGTAGAAAGTGATATGCTTGAAATACCAACACAAATCGTTTCTACTGAAACACTTGGTACCGTACGTATAGTTGATGCTATTTTTGATGATCCTAACGGAAATCCTGTGGTTCTTGACACTGATTATACAGGAAATACCAGAACAGCCAAGCCTGTTGTAGGACCTATCGAAGGATTGAAATCAGGTTTCAATCGTATTAAAATTTGGGGTTAA
- a CDS encoding glycosyl hydrolase family 18 protein, whose product MKLKLVVFSIIAALMLSCTGILSVAANEHTYRNVAYFTSWSGYQRAAKVGDINPSLLTHINFAFADLSADGEITVGDPWIDTQKPYGDDTWETGLKGHFGQLIKLKQQHPDIKTLISVGGWTWSKNFSDVAASDTLRKSCARSAVEFVVKYGFDGVDLDWEYPVQGGDNIPHRANDGDNYILLLKELRTALDAQGEKDSKEYVLSIAGASDANFIANCKVAEMMKFLDYINVMTYDYHGTWDKETNHNTPLYADSGNPSVAATIENYIAAGVKPADLNLGLAFSGKGWINVKDPDGSGLYKSGTAPSSAGYGNGTFEAAVFDFWDIAENYVGKNNYVRYWDGVAKVPYLYNGSTFITYEDEESIGYKADYVKKMELGGTMFWEFSYDKNSVLQKVVAKSLNVSKIPDTVLYYGDVNEDGALDAIDFALLKSFILGKGTLQNMAIADVNNDGSVDALDITNLKMILLGKANPNPY is encoded by the coding sequence TTGAAGCTTAAATTAGTGGTATTTTCAATAATTGCAGCACTAATGCTTAGTTGCACAGGTATTTTAAGTGTTGCCGCAAATGAGCATACATACAGAAATGTGGCATATTTTACTTCATGGAGCGGCTATCAGAGAGCTGCAAAAGTGGGAGATATTAATCCTTCCTTGCTGACACATATTAATTTTGCATTTGCTGATTTATCTGCTGACGGAGAAATTACAGTTGGAGACCCGTGGATTGATACCCAAAAGCCCTATGGAGATGATACATGGGAAACAGGACTGAAGGGGCATTTCGGACAGTTGATAAAATTGAAACAACAACATCCTGATATAAAGACACTTATATCGGTAGGGGGCTGGACATGGTCAAAGAATTTCTCTGATGTAGCGGCTTCAGATACCTTAAGAAAGTCATGTGCCAGATCAGCAGTAGAATTTGTTGTAAAATACGGTTTCGATGGTGTAGATTTGGACTGGGAATACCCGGTACAAGGCGGTGACAACATACCCCACCGTGCAAACGATGGCGATAACTACATTTTACTTCTCAAAGAGCTTAGAACTGCACTGGATGCACAGGGAGAAAAAGACTCAAAAGAATATGTTTTGAGCATTGCAGGAGCTTCGGATGCTAATTTTATAGCAAATTGCAAGGTTGCGGAAATGATGAAGTTTCTGGATTACATAAATGTTATGACTTATGATTATCATGGTACATGGGATAAAGAAACCAACCACAATACACCCCTATACGCTGATTCAGGTAATCCCAGTGTAGCAGCTACCATTGAGAACTATATTGCAGCAGGAGTAAAACCCGCCGATTTAAATCTTGGTCTTGCTTTCTCAGGAAAAGGCTGGATTAACGTGAAGGACCCCGATGGTTCAGGGCTGTATAAAAGTGGAACGGCACCGTCATCGGCTGGGTATGGAAACGGTACATTTGAAGCAGCTGTATTTGATTTTTGGGATATTGCAGAAAACTATGTAGGGAAAAATAATTATGTTCGCTATTGGGATGGTGTTGCAAAAGTACCTTACTTATATAACGGCAGTACTTTTATTACATACGAAGATGAGGAATCAATCGGTTATAAAGCTGATTATGTAAAGAAAATGGAGCTTGGAGGTACTATGTTCTGGGAATTCTCTTATGACAAAAACTCAGTACTACAGAAGGTCGTTGCCAAGAGCCTCAATGTCAGTAAAATACCTGATACAGTTCTTTACTACGGAGACGTTAATGAAGACGGAGCATTAGATGCCATTGACTTTGCACTGTTAAAGTCTTTTATTCTGGGAAAAGGTACTTTGCAAAATATGGCCATTGCTGATGTCAATAACGATGGTAGTGTTGACGCACTTGACATTACAAATTTGAAAATGATTCTATTAGGAAAGGCTAATCCAAATCCATATTAA
- a CDS encoding glycosyl hydrolase yields MKKILRRAMSMLTAVALSCTVLTTAPAQVQAAAHSVPVNVEAEACTLSNGATVATNVYGTEYPGYSGDGFVWASNAGTITLEVTVPKSAMYELKTRCWMYLGSLGESRLQSISINGDSKGSFAIPNKGGWMDYSFGFFFLEAGTAKIEIGTSGSWGFILYDKVSFDYANMPALNIDPTPCDSKATPETKSLMKYLTSVYGNHVISGQQEIYGGGNNGDFELEFNYIHDKTGKYPAIRGFDMMNYNPLYGWEDGTTERMIQWTKEKGGIATASWHINVPADFTSYKLGEKLDWTKCTYKPTSSFKTANCLDKTTKEYAYLMMAVDELAKQLLILQDAKVPVLLRPFHEAEGNNNTDGSGAWFWWGSAGSDVYKELWKLLYTTLTEKYGIHNVIWEVNLYTYANSLQWYPGDQYVDIVAYDKYEGSPYTWKTSAATTAFLTLVNDTKDTKMVAMTENDVIPDIQNIVNEGAWWLYFCPWYGDFITSPKNNDPVLLNTIYNSEHVVTLDELPKDLYGSEPSDGVAGDLNSDGNFDAIDLGLLKAYLLFNTSIDLNKADVDGNGEVNSLDFAYMKQKLLGKIEKFPVE; encoded by the coding sequence ATGAAAAAGATTTTAAGGAGAGCTATGTCTATGCTTACAGCGGTCGCTCTGTCATGTACCGTCCTTACAACCGCTCCTGCTCAGGTACAGGCTGCTGCGCATTCAGTACCTGTAAATGTTGAAGCAGAGGCCTGCACTCTCAGCAACGGAGCTACAGTTGCCACAAATGTCTATGGAACTGAATATCCCGGTTATTCAGGCGACGGCTTTGTGTGGGCATCCAATGCGGGAACAATAACTTTAGAGGTTACAGTTCCTAAAAGTGCTATGTATGAACTTAAAACACGCTGTTGGATGTATCTGGGAAGTCTTGGTGAATCCAGACTTCAGTCTATAAGTATCAACGGCGACTCCAAAGGCAGCTTCGCTATTCCCAACAAGGGAGGCTGGATGGATTATAGCTTTGGATTCTTCTTTCTTGAAGCTGGAACAGCCAAGATTGAGATTGGTACATCAGGGAGCTGGGGTTTCATATTGTACGACAAAGTATCCTTTGACTATGCAAATATGCCTGCTTTGAATATAGACCCAACCCCCTGCGATTCAAAGGCGACCCCTGAAACAAAATCTCTCATGAAGTATTTGACAAGTGTTTATGGAAATCATGTTATTTCCGGACAGCAGGAAATTTATGGCGGCGGAAATAATGGAGATTTTGAACTTGAATTTAATTATATACACGATAAGACCGGCAAATATCCTGCAATCAGAGGTTTTGACATGATGAACTACAACCCTCTGTACGGATGGGAAGACGGTACAACAGAACGTATGATACAGTGGACAAAAGAAAAAGGCGGTATCGCAACTGCATCCTGGCATATCAATGTACCTGCAGATTTCACAAGCTATAAGCTTGGTGAGAAACTGGATTGGACTAAATGTACCTATAAGCCGACTTCCAGCTTCAAAACTGCCAACTGTCTGGATAAAACAACAAAGGAATACGCTTACCTGATGATGGCAGTTGATGAACTGGCAAAGCAGCTCCTTATTCTTCAGGATGCTAAAGTGCCCGTACTTTTACGACCTTTCCATGAAGCCGAAGGAAATAACAACACAGATGGTTCCGGAGCTTGGTTCTGGTGGGGTTCAGCGGGGTCAGATGTTTACAAGGAACTCTGGAAGCTGCTTTATACAACGCTGACAGAAAAATATGGAATACACAATGTAATATGGGAAGTTAACCTTTATACATATGCAAATTCTCTACAATGGTATCCCGGTGACCAATATGTTGATATCGTTGCTTATGATAAATACGAAGGTTCACCATACACTTGGAAAACAAGTGCTGCAACAACAGCCTTTCTGACACTTGTAAATGATACAAAAGATACAAAGATGGTGGCAATGACTGAAAATGATGTTATACCTGACATTCAGAACATCGTTAACGAAGGGGCTTGGTGGCTTTATTTCTGCCCATGGTATGGTGATTTTATTACCAGCCCAAAAAATAATGACCCTGTACTGCTGAACACTATTTACAATAGTGAGCATGTAGTAACTCTGGATGAACTGCCTAAAGATTTATACGGCTCTGAACCCTCAGACGGAGTGGCAGGAGATTTGAATTCAGACGGAAATTTTGATGCTATTGATTTAGGTCTTTTAAAAGCATACTTGCTGTTTAATACCTCCATTGACTTAAATAAGGCGGATGTAGATGGCAATGGAGAAGTTAATTCCTTGGACTTTGCATATATGAAGCAAAAGCTTCTTGGCAAGATTGAAAAATTCCCGGTTGAATAA
- a CDS encoding HAD family hydrolase, translating to MKALILDMYGVIIKDPEGGLLPFINRTFPDLSRDDVYRHWIKANVGELSSFNFFRELGFEGDLSIIEKEYLDTIEIDESFYEFAPILKKHYNLALLSNDLGEWSRYLRNKFKINDYFDVITVSGDLKIKKPDVKIFMHTIDKLGCSATDCIYVDDRRFNLAAAQSLGMDSVLFNSRKVQYEGKTVVSFKELTNLLI from the coding sequence ATGAAAGCATTAATTTTGGATATGTACGGAGTAATTATTAAAGACCCGGAGGGAGGACTTTTACCATTTATTAACAGAACATTCCCCGATTTAAGCCGTGATGATGTATACAGGCATTGGATTAAAGCTAATGTTGGTGAATTATCTTCTTTTAACTTTTTCAGAGAGCTGGGATTTGAAGGTGATTTGAGTATAATTGAAAAAGAATATTTAGATACAATAGAAATTGACGAATCATTTTATGAATTTGCTCCCATTTTAAAGAAGCATTACAATTTAGCATTATTATCAAATGATTTAGGGGAATGGAGCAGATATTTACGAAATAAATTTAAAATAAATGATTATTTTGATGTTATAACTGTAAGCGGAGACTTAAAAATAAAAAAACCTGATGTAAAGATATTTATGCATACAATTGATAAACTTGGATGTTCGGCAACTGACTGCATATATGTTGATGACAGAAGGTTTAATTTGGCTGCCGCACAATCTCTTGGCATGGACTCCGTACTATTCAACAGCAGAAAGGTTCAGTACGAAGGAAAAACTGTTGTTAGTTTTAAAGAACTGACCAATTTGCTGATATAA
- a CDS encoding DUF134 domain-containing protein produces the protein MARPTKWRKIENIPTIPFFIPSETDIAEVPENILKLEELEAIRLKDLEGLEQGECAEKMEVSRPTFQRILLAAREKLADSLINGKTIRIEGGKFTRNICPVKCMDCGGEWMESYENLESIKNGEYTCNVCGSRNITCSRKCKHKSCRRNCWHQGNEAD, from the coding sequence TTGGCAAGACCAACTAAGTGGAGGAAAATTGAAAATATTCCAACCATCCCATTTTTTATTCCTTCAGAAACGGACATTGCTGAAGTTCCTGAAAATATATTGAAACTGGAAGAACTTGAAGCTATAAGGTTAAAGGATTTAGAGGGATTGGAGCAAGGTGAATGTGCTGAGAAAATGGAGGTTTCACGGCCTACATTTCAAAGAATTCTGCTTGCTGCAAGAGAAAAGCTTGCTGACAGCCTTATTAATGGTAAAACCATACGCATTGAGGGAGGTAAATTTACCAGAAATATATGTCCTGTTAAATGCATGGATTGTGGTGGGGAATGGATGGAAAGCTATGAGAATCTTGAATCTATAAAAAACGGTGAATACACTTGTAATGTATGTGGCTCAAGGAATATTACTTGTAGTAGAAAATGTAAGCATAAATCTTGCAGAAGAAACTGCTGGCACCAAGGCAATGAGGCTGATTAA